Within Sinorhizobium sp. RAC02, the genomic segment GTTCCATCTATCTCATGGGTGAAGTCGGCCAGGCCGGGCAGTACAGCTATGTTGCGGGCATGACCATCCAGAACGCCATTGCCGTCGCCGGCGGCTTCTCGCCGCGCGCCAACCAGGGCGATGTCGATGTGACGCGCAAGATTAACGGAAAGATCATTACGGGCCGTGTATCGATTTCCGATCCGGTCCTGGCCGGCGACACGATTTATGTCCGCGAACGGCTGTTCTGAAAAACATGACGGACGAACGTCCTCTGCGCATCATTCATTGTTTCCGGTCGCCCATCGGTGGAATCTTCCGCCATGTGCGCGATCTTGCCGAGTTCCATGCGAAGGCGGGCCATGAAGTCGGCATCGTCTGCGACAGCCTCACCGGGGGCTCGTTCGAGGATTCGCTGTTCGATGAAATCCGTCCCTATCTTTCGCTCGGCCTCATTCGCGTGCCGATCAGCCGCGCCGTCGGCCCGCGGGATATCGGCGCCTTCTGGAAATGTTACGGTGAAATAAAAAGTTTGCAGCCGGATGTCCTGCACGGGCACGGCGCCAAGGGTGGCGCCATTGCCCGTCTCATCGGCTCAGCCCTGCGGGTGAACAGGTATTGCGTAGCCCGCCTCTATTCGCCGCACGGCGGCAGCCTGCACTATGATCGAAAGACCATGGCCGGTTTCTCGATCCTCGCCGCCGAGCGGATGCTCGAACGCTTGGGCGATGCGCTTGTCTTCGTCTGCGATTTCGAGCGCGACGCCTATCTCGCCCGCGTAGGCAAGCCGCGCATTCGCGCCGAACGCATCTATAACGGTATCCACGATCGCGACTTCGAGACCGTCTACGCCCGGGAAGACGCGGTCGACTTCCTCTATATCGGCATGCTGCGCGACCTGAAGGGACCCGACG encodes:
- a CDS encoding glycosyltransferase family 4 protein — encoded protein: MTDERPLRIIHCFRSPIGGIFRHVRDLAEFHAKAGHEVGIVCDSLTGGSFEDSLFDEIRPYLSLGLIRVPISRAVGPRDIGAFWKCYGEIKSLQPDVLHGHGAKGGAIARLIGSALRVNRYCVARLYSPHGGSLHYDRKTMAGFSILAAERMLERLGDALVFVCDFERDAYLARVGKPRIRAERIYNGIHDRDFETVYAREDAVDFLYIGMLRDLKGPDVFVDAFARTERFVGRPLSALMIGDGPDREKYQKMMLRWGLGRRIGLLPAMKAHDAFAMTRNVVVPSRAEAMPYIVLEALAARKPVIASRVGGIPEVLGRNSIALADPGDADALARVMVDAVSDPAWFAKVMPDSATFKQTFSASVMSSSLLRLYRDILAKQNGGNRHAS